A region from the Actinoplanes sp. OR16 genome encodes:
- a CDS encoding GNAT family N-acetyltransferase, producing MFSVRPAVPADAEGLAEVHVRTWQAAYRGLMPQAFLDGLSVASRAATWRGRLDGIAAPRAVLVLDPGVSGFVTVGPGSSPSTGHLFAIYVLPSLWGTGGGRQLMEAGVASLTASGFTSATLWVLSGNVRARRFYEAAGWHADGATLVDDSNGFPLHEIRYRRAL from the coding sequence ATGTTCTCTGTGCGTCCCGCCGTTCCCGCCGATGCCGAAGGCCTCGCCGAGGTGCACGTCCGCACCTGGCAGGCGGCCTATCGGGGTCTCATGCCGCAGGCCTTCCTGGACGGGCTCTCGGTCGCCTCGCGCGCCGCGACCTGGCGTGGCCGGCTCGACGGGATCGCGGCACCGCGGGCGGTTCTCGTGCTGGACCCCGGCGTCTCCGGGTTCGTCACCGTCGGGCCGGGTTCGTCACCGTCGACCGGGCACCTCTTCGCGATCTACGTGCTGCCGTCGCTGTGGGGGACGGGCGGCGGGCGGCAGCTCATGGAGGCCGGGGTGGCGTCCCTCACCGCGAGCGGCTTCACGTCCGCCACGTTGTGGGTGCTCTCCGGGAACGTCCGGGCGCGGCGCTTCTACGAGGCGGCCGGCTGGCACGCCGACGGCGCCACCCTGGTCGACGACTCGAACGGCTTCCCGCTCCACGAGATCCGCTATCGTCGCGCCCTGTGA